A window of Streptomyces marispadix contains these coding sequences:
- a CDS encoding YhfT family protein, producing MSDLLAGAGSAGGHSLDFSGAQQTTVILLCALTALISHLALAVFNDGVRPFMLDFIQGRSTRSATTAVSFGLSAGFIFGLGAPMALSTGVLNPWLLFLPTDVLGLLSPKRWLAPLLGGAWGAVVVFGLGGANKVAHDLPVDFLTAMQQMSTPILFLFTLFPVLAISRQFGRLRGGIAGVVELALVVLTMKLWPDVFAGAPAMAVGVVMLIGFATAKDVRQRRAERAEAAEREQEEKAQQEADEARAEAGAVAGVGAGAGAGGADAKTAAAAADADAKATATPATATAKAGTAASAAPDSRTVSEAELEDPMRSLFSASATRLRRHLPLFMLLGAGVCLLAQMHVFGGGEATSFLIAKGDHAGAAQVDFYRVFGFIPLIATTALASGAYAIAGFTFVYPIGYLLPNPWLAVLAGAAVFAVEVLALSWIGRMLGRLPSVRDSSEHLRSAISESLWLAILFGSLLAANTMGGGLGILIVGGLYLLNEATGRVVVRMAAAPAAVLVGGVLLNLLYWLDLFTPVKS from the coding sequence GTGAGCGATCTTCTGGCAGGCGCGGGCAGCGCCGGCGGACACAGCCTGGACTTCTCGGGCGCCCAGCAGACGACCGTGATCCTGCTGTGTGCGCTGACCGCGCTCATATCCCATCTGGCGCTGGCGGTGTTCAACGACGGCGTACGGCCGTTCATGCTCGACTTCATCCAGGGCCGCAGTACGCGCAGTGCGACGACGGCGGTCTCCTTCGGCCTCTCCGCGGGGTTCATCTTCGGGCTGGGGGCGCCGATGGCGCTGTCGACCGGGGTGCTCAACCCCTGGCTGCTGTTCCTGCCCACCGATGTGCTGGGGCTGCTCTCGCCGAAGCGGTGGCTCGCCCCGCTGCTGGGCGGCGCCTGGGGTGCCGTGGTCGTCTTCGGGCTGGGCGGTGCGAACAAGGTCGCGCACGATCTGCCCGTCGACTTCCTCACGGCCATGCAGCAGATGTCGACGCCGATCCTCTTCCTGTTCACGCTCTTCCCGGTGCTCGCGATCAGCAGGCAGTTCGGCAGGCTGCGCGGCGGCATCGCGGGTGTGGTCGAACTGGCCCTGGTCGTCCTCACGATGAAGCTGTGGCCCGACGTGTTCGCCGGTGCGCCGGCGATGGCGGTGGGCGTCGTCATGCTCATCGGCTTCGCCACGGCAAAGGACGTACGGCAGCGGCGCGCGGAGCGGGCGGAGGCGGCCGAACGCGAGCAGGAGGAGAAGGCGCAGCAGGAGGCCGACGAGGCGCGGGCCGAGGCCGGAGCGGTCGCGGGAGTGGGCGCGGGTGCGGGTGCGGGCGGGGCAGACGCGAAGACCGCAGCCGCAGCCGCAGACGCAGACGCGAAGGCGACCGCGACCCCAGCCACCGCCACAGCCAAGGCCGGTACGGCCGCCTCCGCGGCGCCGGACTCCCGTACGGTCTCCGAGGCCGAACTGGAGGACCCGATGCGCTCGTTGTTCAGCGCGAGCGCGACCCGGCTGCGCCGCCATCTGCCGCTGTTCATGCTGCTGGGCGCGGGCGTGTGCCTGCTGGCGCAGATGCATGTCTTCGGCGGCGGCGAGGCCACCAGCTTCCTCATAGCCAAGGGCGACCACGCCGGGGCAGCGCAGGTCGACTTCTACCGCGTGTTCGGCTTCATACCCCTGATCGCCACCACCGCGCTCGCCTCCGGCGCGTATGCGATAGCGGGCTTCACCTTCGTCTACCCCATCGGCTATCTGCTGCCGAACCCCTGGCTGGCCGTGCTCGCCGGTGCGGCCGTCTTCGCCGTCGAGGTGCTGGCGCTCTCCTGGATCGGCAGGATGCTGGGGCGGCTTCCGTCGGTACGGGACTCCTCCGAGCATCTGCGCAGCGCGATCAGCGAAAGCCTGTGGCTGGCCATCCTGTTCGGGTCGCTGCTGGCAGCGAACACCATGGGCGGCGGGCTGGGCATCCTCATCGTCGGCGGTCTCTATCTGCTCAACGAGGCGACGGGCCGGGTCGTGGTGCGTATGGCCGCCGCACCCGCCGCGGTGCTGGTGGGCGGAGTGCTGCTCAACCTCCTTTACTGGCTTGACCTGTTCACCCCGGTCAAGAGCTGA
- a CDS encoding DUF2620 domain-containing protein translates to MTRILTGGIGKAQVAEELGGLGIDGLEVAVSSDMEAAMRLRAGQADYYLGTCHTGAGASLGVLLGVLGSGVCHTFGRSVPSEAEVTELLESGRKVFGFGVDQITDTTPVIARAIAAHTR, encoded by the coding sequence GTGACGAGGATCCTCACCGGAGGCATCGGCAAGGCCCAAGTCGCCGAGGAGCTGGGCGGGTTGGGCATCGACGGCCTGGAGGTCGCCGTGTCCTCGGACATGGAGGCGGCGATGAGGCTGCGCGCCGGGCAGGCCGACTACTACCTCGGTACGTGCCACACCGGTGCCGGGGCGTCCCTCGGGGTGCTCCTCGGCGTGCTCGGCAGCGGCGTGTGCCACACCTTCGGGCGGAGCGTGCCCAGCGAGGCGGAGGTCACCGAACTGCTGGAGAGCGGCAGGAAGGTCTTCGGCTTCGGCGTCGACCAGATCACGGACACCACACCCGTCATCGCGCGTGCAATCGCCGCGCACACCCGCTGA
- a CDS encoding PRD domain-containing protein: MEEQLALRIGLFRETGQVRAEIVEFVERELKGLARAGLPVSEETAGMLTSHLMTALNRLLDGEPVDDPAAGEHMAAELADRPGALRLARQIAARAQRTLGAPPLPGSEIHYLAMHLAVLQQRPGAGERAGVPEGASVRQNGEQP; the protein is encoded by the coding sequence CTGGAGGAACAACTCGCCCTGCGCATCGGGCTGTTCCGCGAGACCGGTCAAGTACGCGCGGAAATCGTGGAGTTCGTCGAGCGGGAGCTGAAAGGACTGGCCCGAGCGGGACTGCCCGTCTCGGAGGAGACCGCCGGAATGCTCACCAGCCATCTGATGACGGCCCTGAACCGGCTGCTCGACGGCGAACCCGTCGACGACCCGGCCGCGGGCGAGCACATGGCGGCCGAACTGGCGGACCGGCCGGGGGCCCTGCGGCTGGCGCGGCAGATCGCCGCACGCGCGCAGCGGACGCTCGGCGCCCCGCCGCTCCCCGGCTCAGAGATCCACTACCTGGCGATGCATCTGGCCGTACTCCAGCAGCGGCCGGGGGCAGGCGAACGAGCGGGCGTGCCCGAGGGCGCGTCCGTACGGCAGAACGGAGAGCAGCCGTGA
- the rpsP gene encoding 30S ribosomal protein S16 yields MAVKIKLKRLGKIRSPHYRIIVADSRTRRDGRAIEEIGLYHPVQNPSRIEVDSERVQYWLGVGAQPTEPVAAILKVTGDWQKFKGLPAPEPMKVAEPKADKRALFEAAAKESADEPKGEAITQKAKKADKKADEADKKAESTDESTGS; encoded by the coding sequence GTGGCAGTCAAGATCAAGCTGAAGCGACTGGGCAAGATCCGCTCGCCGCACTACCGCATCATCGTCGCCGACTCCCGTACGCGCCGTGACGGCCGTGCCATCGAGGAGATCGGTCTCTACCACCCGGTGCAGAACCCTTCGCGCATCGAGGTCGACTCGGAGCGCGTCCAGTACTGGCTGGGTGTCGGTGCGCAGCCGACCGAGCCCGTCGCGGCCATCCTCAAAGTCACCGGAGACTGGCAGAAGTTCAAGGGTCTGCCGGCCCCCGAGCCGATGAAGGTCGCCGAGCCGAAGGCCGACAAGCGTGCCCTCTTCGAGGCCGCGGCCAAGGAGTCGGCGGACGAGCCGAAGGGTGAGGCGATCACCCAGAAGGCTAAGAAGGCGGACAAGAAGGCGGACGAGGCCGACAAGAAGGCCGAGTCCACCGACGAGTCGACCGGGTCCTGA
- a CDS encoding RNA-binding protein → MLEEALEHLVKGIVDNPDEVRVESRTLRRGRVLEVRVHPDDLGKVIGRSGRTARALRTVVSALGGRGVRVDLVDVDQVR, encoded by the coding sequence ATGCTCGAGGAGGCCCTCGAGCACTTGGTCAAGGGCATCGTCGACAACCCGGACGAGGTGCGGGTCGAATCGCGCACCCTGCGCCGCGGGCGCGTTCTGGAGGTCCGGGTCCACCCCGACGATCTCGGAAAGGTGATCGGCCGCAGCGGTCGCACCGCGCGCGCTCTGCGTACGGTCGTGAGCGCCCTCGGCGGGCGGGGCGTCCGCGTCGACCTGGTCGACGTGGACCAGGTCCGCTGA
- the rimM gene encoding ribosome maturation factor RimM (Essential for efficient processing of 16S rRNA), giving the protein MQLVVARIGRAHGIKGEVTVEVRTDEPESRLAPGAVLATDPPRPRPLIIERGRVHSGRLLLRFEGVRDRDAAEALRNTLLIAEIDPDEQPEDPDEFYDHQLVDLDVVTRDGTDVGRIEEVAHPPGQDLLVVKREDGGEVLIPFVTEIVPEVDLAAQRIVVDPPPGLLDEAGTERTGTGASANDPAEGPESGASTGSSAPERDTGDGPR; this is encoded by the coding sequence GTGCAGCTAGTCGTCGCGCGCATCGGCCGCGCCCACGGCATCAAGGGCGAGGTCACCGTCGAAGTGCGTACGGACGAGCCGGAGTCGAGGCTCGCCCCGGGCGCGGTGCTCGCCACCGACCCTCCGCGGCCCAGGCCGCTGATCATCGAGCGCGGCCGGGTGCACAGCGGCCGGCTGCTGCTGCGCTTCGAGGGGGTCCGCGACCGTGACGCCGCCGAAGCCCTCCGCAACACCCTGCTCATCGCCGAGATCGACCCGGATGAACAGCCCGAGGACCCGGACGAGTTCTACGACCACCAGCTCGTCGACCTCGACGTCGTCACCCGTGACGGGACGGACGTGGGCCGTATCGAGGAGGTCGCGCACCCGCCAGGGCAGGACCTCCTCGTCGTGAAGAGGGAGGACGGCGGCGAGGTGCTGATCCCCTTCGTCACCGAGATCGTCCCCGAGGTCGACCTGGCGGCGCAGCGGATCGTCGTGGACCCGCCACCGGGGCTGCTGGACGAGGCCGGAACCGAACGTACCGGCACCGGCGCGTCCGCGAACGACCCGGCAGAGGGCCCGGAGTCCGGCGCCTCGACGGGCTCTTCCGCCCCGGAACGCGACACCGGGGACGGCCCCCGGTGA
- the trmD gene encoding tRNA (guanosine(37)-N1)-methyltransferase TrmD translates to MRIDVVTIFPEYLEPLNVSLVGKARARGLLDVRVHDLRAWTHDRHHTVDDTPYGGGPGMVMKPEPWGEALDEIIGTATPPPALVVPTPSGRPFDQELAVELSRAPWLVFTPARYEGIDRRVVDEYAERLTVHEVSIGDYVLAGGEAPVLVMVEAVARLLPGVLGNAESHRDDSFAGGPMAGLLEGPVYTKPPQWRDRGIPDVLLSGHHGRIARWRRDQALARTAANRPDLIARIDPAALDAHDRAELERLGWSEGTDGRFWPTGQHVEE, encoded by the coding sequence GTGAGGATCGACGTCGTCACCATCTTCCCCGAGTATCTGGAGCCGCTGAACGTCTCCCTCGTCGGCAAGGCCCGCGCCCGCGGCCTCCTCGACGTGCGCGTGCACGACCTGCGCGCATGGACGCACGACCGGCACCACACCGTCGACGACACCCCCTACGGCGGCGGCCCCGGCATGGTCATGAAGCCCGAGCCGTGGGGCGAGGCCCTGGACGAGATCATCGGCACGGCCACGCCCCCGCCCGCGCTGGTCGTGCCCACCCCCAGCGGCAGGCCCTTCGACCAGGAGCTGGCCGTCGAACTCTCCCGCGCACCCTGGCTGGTCTTCACCCCCGCCCGCTACGAGGGCATCGACCGTCGCGTCGTGGACGAGTACGCGGAACGCCTGACGGTCCACGAGGTCTCCATCGGCGACTACGTGCTGGCCGGCGGCGAAGCACCCGTACTGGTCATGGTGGAGGCCGTCGCACGGCTGCTGCCCGGCGTCCTCGGCAACGCCGAGTCCCACCGCGACGACTCCTTCGCGGGCGGTCCCATGGCAGGACTGCTCGAAGGCCCCGTCTACACGAAGCCGCCGCAGTGGCGTGACCGAGGCATCCCCGACGTACTGCTCTCCGGCCATCACGGCCGTATCGCACGCTGGCGAAGGGACCAGGCCCTGGCCCGTACGGCCGCGAACCGGCCCGATCTCATCGCCCGCATCGACCCTGCCGCACTCGACGCGCACGACCGCGCCGAGCTGGAGCGCCTGGGCTGGAGCGAGGGAACCGACGGCCGATTTTGGCCGACCGGGCAGCACGTGGAAGAATAG
- the rplS gene encoding 50S ribosomal protein L19, whose translation MSQLLENLDAASLRDNVPAFRPGDTVNVHVRVIEGNRSRVQQFKGVVIRRQGGGVRETFTVRKVSFGVGVERTFPVHTPIVEKIEVVTRGDVRRAKLYYLRELRGKAAKIKEKREN comes from the coding sequence ATGTCTCAGCTTCTCGAAAACCTCGATGCGGCTTCGCTGCGCGACAACGTGCCGGCCTTCCGCCCCGGTGACACGGTCAACGTCCACGTACGCGTCATCGAGGGCAACCGCTCGCGTGTCCAGCAGTTCAAGGGCGTCGTCATCCGCCGCCAGGGCGGCGGCGTGCGGGAGACCTTCACCGTCCGCAAGGTCAGCTTCGGCGTCGGCGTCGAGCGCACCTTCCCGGTGCACACCCCGATCGTGGAGAAGATCGAGGTCGTCACCCGCGGTGACGTCCGCCGCGCCAAGCTGTACTACCTGCGTGAGCTCCGCGGCAAGGCCGCCAAGATCAAGGAGAAGCGCGAGAACTGA
- the lepB gene encoding signal peptidase I, with translation MDTETQQQDDAERDRSSGPLGQVWRGWSRSARLCAVAASLLSGLLLISAFIAQPFLIPSASMTPTLAVGDRILVNKLAYRIGNSPGRGDVVVFDGRGSFMDEEGTGGNPVAGLLREAGAAAGLVKPAETDYVKRVIGVGGDRVRCCDKRGRIEVNGVPLDEDYLHDGDDPSAVPFDIEVPQGRLWVMGDHRSDSSDSRDHLGDAGGGTVPVERVIGRADGIAWPTDRWGTVHGGGGAHE, from the coding sequence ATGGACACCGAGACGCAGCAGCAGGACGACGCGGAGCGGGACCGCTCCTCCGGCCCCCTGGGGCAGGTGTGGAGGGGATGGTCACGCTCCGCTCGTTTGTGTGCCGTTGCTGCGTCGCTGCTCAGCGGGCTGCTGCTGATCAGCGCGTTCATCGCGCAGCCTTTTTTGATCCCGTCTGCATCAATGACCCCCACGCTGGCGGTCGGTGACCGGATACTGGTGAACAAGCTTGCCTACCGAATCGGCAACTCTCCGGGCCGCGGAGACGTTGTTGTCTTCGACGGCAGGGGTTCGTTCATGGACGAGGAGGGGACGGGCGGCAATCCGGTAGCCGGTCTGTTGCGAGAGGCCGGAGCTGCGGCCGGACTTGTGAAGCCGGCCGAGACGGACTACGTCAAGCGTGTGATCGGCGTCGGCGGAGATCGGGTCCGGTGCTGCGACAAGCGCGGAAGGATCGAGGTGAACGGTGTTCCGCTGGACGAGGACTATCTGCATGACGGTGACGACCCGTCAGCCGTACCGTTCGATATCGAAGTGCCTCAAGGGCGGTTGTGGGTGATGGGCGATCACCGTTCCGACTCCAGCGACTCACGGGACCACCTCGGTGACGCGGGTGGAGGTACCGTTCCCGTGGAGCGGGTGATCGGGCGGGCCGACGGCATCGCATGGCCGACGGACCGCTGGGGAACGGTTCACGGCGGGGGAGGTGCCCATGAGTGA
- the lepB gene encoding signal peptidase I, producing the protein MKLSVYSARLLDLPGRETRDERLGIPPGPSGGRAERRRAAKRVKRRRRLSVTKEIPILVGVALVIALVLKTFLVQAFVIPSGSMEQTIRIGDRVLVDKLTPWFGTKPERGDVVVFEDPGGWLPAEEKKRKEDPVGVKQGKEFLTFIGLLPSDDEQDLIKRVIAVGGDKVKCCNAQGKVTVNGKPLQEPYINPGNKPSEIKFDVNVPNGRVFVMGDHRANSADSRFHLRDEGSGTVPESQVQGRAVVIAWPFDHWGKLEASDTFSAVPQAPGASSAAGPIGGANDRLTQYPIPAELPLVMGVVGLSRLWDRRQWIVRSGCGGLGGRRSFRFRRERGRGRERHGAQEP; encoded by the coding sequence ATGAAGCTGAGTGTCTACTCGGCACGGCTTCTGGATCTGCCCGGCCGCGAGACCAGGGACGAAAGGCTCGGCATCCCGCCCGGTCCGAGCGGCGGGCGTGCCGAGCGCCGGCGTGCGGCGAAGCGCGTCAAGCGGCGCAGACGTCTGTCGGTGACGAAGGAGATACCGATCCTCGTCGGTGTCGCCCTCGTCATTGCCCTTGTGCTGAAAACTTTCCTCGTTCAGGCGTTCGTGATCCCGTCGGGTTCGATGGAGCAGACGATCCGGATCGGCGACCGCGTCCTGGTGGACAAGCTGACGCCCTGGTTCGGTACGAAACCGGAACGCGGCGACGTGGTCGTCTTCGAGGACCCGGGCGGCTGGCTGCCCGCGGAGGAGAAGAAGCGCAAGGAAGACCCCGTCGGCGTCAAACAGGGCAAGGAGTTCCTGACCTTCATCGGCCTCCTGCCCTCCGACGACGAGCAGGACCTGATCAAACGTGTCATCGCCGTCGGCGGCGACAAGGTCAAGTGCTGCAACGCGCAGGGCAAGGTCACGGTCAACGGCAAGCCGCTCCAGGAGCCCTACATCAACCCGGGCAACAAGCCCTCGGAGATCAAGTTCGACGTCAACGTGCCGAACGGCCGCGTGTTCGTGATGGGCGACCACCGCGCCAACTCGGCGGACTCCCGCTTCCACTTGCGCGACGAGGGCAGCGGCACCGTTCCCGAATCCCAGGTCCAGGGGCGTGCCGTCGTCATCGCCTGGCCGTTCGACCACTGGGGCAAGCTGGAGGCGTCCGACACCTTCAGCGCCGTGCCGCAGGCACCGGGCGCATCGTCGGCGGCTGGACCGATCGGGGGCGCGAACGACCGACTGACGCAATATCCGATCCCTGCGGAACTCCCGCTCGTTATGGGAGTGGTGGGCCTGTCCCGGCTGTGGGACAGGCGGCAGTGGATTGTGAGGAGTGGTTGTGGGGGACTTGGCGGTCGGCGCTCGTTCCGGTTCCGGCGAGAACGAGGACGAGGGCGAGAGCGGCACGGAGCACAGGAACCCTGA
- the lepB gene encoding signal peptidase I, whose translation MAVGARSGSGENEDEGESGTEHRNPDASASPAAVSASGPEAQTAASHEPPTAEKGSDISVSTGAEDSTTSDHTSDVHGRHQRSFFKELPVLIGIALILALLIKTFLVQAFSIPSNSMQNTLQVGDRVLVDKLTPWFGSEPQRGEIVVFHDPGGWLNEAPVPQPSGVGGAIQTVLSAIGLMPSADEQDLIKRVVAVGGDRVECKRGGPVKVNGKALDESYLFPGNTPCDDKPFGPVEVPIGKMWVMGDHRQDSLDSRFHQKLDNGMIPTDRVVGRALVVAWPPTRWSALPVPDTFDRNGLAAKALDGAPAALGAAGAVPLVLWRRRRRAVRTATGPAPAERAAGASPVPSGERSVNG comes from the coding sequence TTGGCGGTCGGCGCTCGTTCCGGTTCCGGCGAGAACGAGGACGAGGGCGAGAGCGGCACGGAGCACAGGAACCCTGACGCATCCGCGTCACCCGCAGCCGTGTCCGCTTCCGGACCCGAGGCACAGACAGCGGCGAGCCACGAGCCGCCGACCGCAGAGAAAGGCAGTGACATCAGCGTGAGCACGGGTGCGGAAGACAGCACCACAAGTGATCACACGTCGGACGTACACGGCAGGCATCAGCGCTCGTTCTTCAAAGAGCTGCCGGTTCTGATCGGCATCGCGCTGATCCTGGCACTGCTGATCAAGACTTTTCTCGTCCAGGCGTTCTCCATCCCGTCGAACTCGATGCAGAACACCCTCCAGGTCGGGGACAGGGTGCTGGTCGACAAGCTCACCCCCTGGTTCGGCTCCGAACCCCAGCGGGGAGAGATCGTCGTCTTCCACGACCCGGGCGGCTGGCTGAACGAGGCGCCCGTGCCGCAGCCCAGCGGCGTCGGCGGCGCCATCCAGACCGTCCTCAGCGCCATCGGCCTCATGCCGTCCGCCGACGAGCAGGACCTGATCAAACGCGTCGTCGCCGTCGGCGGCGACCGCGTCGAGTGCAAGCGGGGCGGCCCCGTAAAGGTCAACGGCAAGGCCCTCGACGAGTCGTACCTCTTCCCCGGGAACACCCCCTGCGACGACAAGCCCTTCGGGCCCGTCGAGGTGCCCATCGGGAAGATGTGGGTGATGGGCGACCACCGCCAGGACTCCCTCGACTCCCGCTTCCACCAGAAGCTCGACAACGGCATGATCCCCACCGACCGCGTCGTCGGACGCGCTCTCGTGGTGGCCTGGCCGCCCACCCGCTGGTCCGCCCTGCCGGTGCCCGACACCTTCGACCGCAACGGCCTCGCCGCGAAGGCGCTGGACGGGGCACCCGCGGCGCTCGGCGCAGCCGGCGCGGTACCGCTCGTACTCTGGCGCCGCAGGCGGCGAGCGGTACGGACAGCGACGGGACCGGCCCCCGCGGAGCGTGCCGCCGGAGCGTCACCCGTACCGTCCGGCGAGCGGTCCGTCAACGGCTGA
- the lepB gene encoding signal peptidase I has translation MGKAGRTGTSHGRLGHALSGIAVAVGCVLFLGAFVLGAVLYQPYTVPTDSMDPTVKAGDRVLAERIDGKDVRRGDVVVFQDSVWGSVPMVKRVVGTGGDKVACCDKQGRLSVNGETLDEPYLKDTGPDSQPPFKKTTVPQGKLFLLGDHRMDSVDSRVHLQDGDHGAVSRSAVNARVDAVAWPFNGLGMLARPAGFAALPGGTSDPGPLQPLLVAVVAGAALILGGAAYGPIARRAGRGTRG, from the coding sequence ATGGGCAAGGCGGGACGTACGGGCACAAGTCACGGTCGCCTCGGCCATGCGCTCTCCGGCATCGCCGTCGCCGTCGGCTGCGTGCTCTTCCTGGGCGCCTTCGTACTGGGAGCCGTCCTCTACCAGCCGTACACGGTGCCCACGGACTCCATGGACCCCACCGTCAAGGCGGGGGACCGGGTGCTCGCCGAGCGGATAGACGGCAAGGACGTACGCCGTGGCGACGTCGTCGTCTTCCAGGACTCGGTGTGGGGCTCGGTGCCCATGGTGAAGCGCGTCGTGGGCACCGGCGGCGACAAGGTCGCCTGCTGCGACAAGCAGGGCAGGCTCTCGGTCAACGGCGAGACCCTCGACGAGCCGTACCTGAAGGACACCGGACCCGACTCCCAGCCCCCGTTCAAGAAGACGACGGTGCCCCAGGGGAAGCTCTTCCTGCTCGGAGACCACCGCATGGACTCCGTGGACTCCCGCGTCCACCTTCAGGACGGCGACCACGGGGCCGTCTCCCGGTCTGCGGTGAACGCACGCGTCGACGCCGTCGCCTGGCCGTTCAACGGGCTCGGGATGCTCGCACGTCCGGCAGGCTTCGCCGCGCTGCCGGGCGGCACCTCCGACCCCGGGCCGCTTCAGCCGCTGCTCGTCGCCGTCGTCGCCGGTGCGGCCCTGATCCTGGGCGGTGCGGCGTACGGCCCGATAGCGCGGCGGGCCGGACGGGGCACTCGCGGCTGA
- a CDS encoding DUF2469 domain-containing protein, translating into MSAEDLEKYETEMELKLYREYRDVVGLFKYVIETDRRFYLTNDYEMQVHSVQGEVFFEVSMADAWVWDMYRPARFVKQVRVLTFKDVNIEELNKSELDLPENSGFKG; encoded by the coding sequence ATGAGCGCCGAGGACCTCGAGAAGTACGAGACCGAGATGGAGCTGAAGCTCTACCGGGAGTACAGGGACGTCGTCGGTCTCTTCAAGTACGTGATCGAGACGGACCGGCGGTTCTACCTCACCAACGACTACGAGATGCAGGTCCACTCGGTGCAGGGCGAGGTCTTCTTCGAGGTCTCCATGGCCGACGCCTGGGTGTGGGACATGTACCGCCCTGCCCGGTTCGTGAAGCAGGTGCGCGTCCTGACGTTCAAGGACGTGAACATCGAGGAGCTGAACAAGAGCGAACTCGATCTTCCCGAGAACTCCGGCTTCAAGGGCTGA
- a CDS encoding YraN family protein: MSARKALGRYGEDVAARRLRQSGMAVLERNWRCVEGELDIVARDKDALVICEVKTRRTGRGGAFEHPMSAVTPAKSARLRRLASRWLTERWLARYGQPPRGGVRIDLIGVLLPERGAPLVQHARGVA, encoded by the coding sequence ATGAGCGCCCGTAAAGCCCTCGGCCGATACGGCGAGGACGTAGCAGCCCGAAGGCTGCGCCAGTCAGGAATGGCAGTGCTGGAACGCAACTGGCGCTGCGTCGAAGGAGAACTCGACATCGTCGCGAGGGACAAGGACGCCCTCGTGATCTGCGAGGTCAAAACACGGCGCACAGGCCGGGGAGGCGCCTTCGAACACCCGATGTCCGCCGTGACCCCGGCCAAATCCGCCCGGCTACGGAGACTCGCCTCGCGCTGGCTCACCGAACGCTGGCTCGCCCGGTACGGACAGCCGCCCCGCGGCGGTGTACGCATCGACCTCATCGGAGTGCTCCTGCCGGAACGAGGCGCGCCCCTGGTGCAGCACGCACGAGGAGTGGCCTGA